A portion of the Flavobacterium magnum genome contains these proteins:
- a CDS encoding TIM-barrel domain-containing protein — MKKNLLLISFFVSLAVSAQPARAFRSFKKTDAAFIVTVSDGEYRFRFYNTSVVETTFLPIGETFNPESHAVVLSAQKNIGKASENGNRINLVSAGISVSIQKSPFRIAYSYKGKSLLSEKNGYAKKSETGSDGKTQQLEMLDFNLDQDEALYGGGARVLGMNRRGNRLQLYNRASYGYGARAELMNFTMPLVFSSKIYAVHFDNAAIGYLDLDSQKNNTLAYETISGRKTYQVVAADNWATLIESYTALTGRQPMPPRWALGNFSSRFGYRDQEMAEKTAQHFRDDNIPVDAMIFDLYWFGKTIKGTMGNLEFDREVFPYPENMIEHLNQSNIKTILITEPFILTSSKKWQEAVDKKVLATDASGKPFTYDFYFGHTGLIDVFKPEAREWFWDIYKGLAKKGVAGVWGDLGEPEVFPSEAFTVKGKADEVHNIYGHNWAKMVFEGYKKDFPGVRPFILMRSGYSGSQRYGMIPWSGDVSRSWDGLSGQMEIALEMGMQGMGYMHSDLGGFAGEYNDNDLYIRWLQYGVFQPIFRPHAQELVASEPVYKDLLTKAQAKQAIEMRYRLLPYNYTLSFENHRKGTPLMRPLFFDEPGNQELLKLSTNYLWGRDFLVAPVIQRNAPSVKVYFPKGSNWIDLDDSFRTIETQGGYFEGGQSIDIPVTMDHIPVFVRGGAFVPMSRVVQHTEAYDQDKLQLHYFFDPTVASSDGLLYLDDGKTADAFEKGQYELMKFHAAYDGKTVTITITEEFGKTYNKTAKSYEVYFHNPSRNINMPVQTFSNGQPVPDSGSGNYRIVPVTITAGQPAIVKFEMP, encoded by the coding sequence ATGAAAAAAAACCTACTGCTCATTTCCTTTTTTGTTTCCCTGGCGGTTTCAGCACAGCCGGCAAGGGCGTTCCGGTCTTTCAAAAAAACGGACGCTGCTTTTATCGTAACCGTCTCTGACGGGGAATACAGGTTCCGTTTCTACAATACGTCCGTGGTGGAAACGACTTTCCTGCCCATCGGCGAAACCTTCAACCCTGAATCCCATGCGGTGGTACTTTCCGCGCAGAAAAATATCGGGAAGGCATCGGAGAACGGCAACCGCATCAACCTTGTTTCAGCAGGCATTTCGGTATCGATACAGAAATCCCCTTTCCGGATTGCTTATTCCTACAAGGGGAAATCCCTGCTTTCCGAGAAAAACGGCTACGCCAAAAAATCCGAAACCGGAAGCGATGGAAAAACACAACAATTGGAAATGCTCGATTTCAACCTCGACCAGGACGAAGCGCTGTACGGCGGTGGCGCACGCGTACTCGGGATGAACCGACGTGGCAACCGCCTGCAACTCTACAATAGGGCGTCATACGGTTATGGCGCACGCGCCGAATTGATGAATTTTACCATGCCGTTGGTATTTTCCTCAAAAATCTACGCGGTGCATTTCGACAATGCCGCCATCGGTTACCTGGACCTCGACAGCCAGAAAAACAACACGCTGGCTTATGAAACCATTTCAGGACGAAAAACCTATCAGGTCGTCGCCGCTGACAATTGGGCTACACTCATTGAAAGTTATACGGCATTAACGGGAAGGCAGCCTATGCCGCCCCGTTGGGCACTCGGCAATTTCTCAAGCCGTTTTGGGTACCGCGACCAGGAAATGGCCGAAAAGACGGCGCAGCATTTCCGTGACGACAACATTCCTGTCGACGCGATGATTTTTGATTTGTATTGGTTCGGCAAGACAATCAAAGGCACGATGGGCAACCTGGAATTCGACCGCGAGGTGTTCCCCTACCCCGAAAATATGATTGAGCACCTGAACCAGTCCAACATCAAGACCATCCTGATTACCGAGCCATTCATCCTGACCTCATCCAAAAAATGGCAGGAGGCTGTCGATAAGAAAGTACTCGCGACCGATGCGTCCGGAAAACCATTTACTTATGATTTTTACTTTGGACACACCGGACTGATTGACGTCTTTAAACCTGAGGCACGTGAATGGTTCTGGGACATTTACAAAGGGCTGGCCAAAAAAGGTGTCGCAGGAGTATGGGGAGATTTGGGCGAACCTGAGGTTTTCCCGTCCGAAGCCTTTACCGTAAAAGGAAAAGCCGACGAAGTCCACAATATTTACGGGCATAACTGGGCTAAAATGGTTTTCGAAGGCTATAAAAAGGACTTTCCCGGAGTGCGCCCGTTCATCCTGATGCGTTCCGGATACTCCGGTTCTCAGCGTTATGGCATGATTCCGTGGAGCGGCGACGTAAGCCGCAGTTGGGACGGACTCTCGGGCCAGATGGAAATTGCGCTCGAAATGGGCATGCAGGGTATGGGGTACATGCACTCTGATCTTGGCGGATTTGCCGGCGAATACAACGACAACGACCTGTACATCCGCTGGCTGCAATATGGGGTGTTCCAGCCCATCTTCCGTCCGCACGCGCAGGAGCTTGTCGCTTCGGAACCCGTCTACAAGGATTTGTTGACCAAAGCGCAGGCCAAACAGGCAATCGAAATGCGTTACCGCCTGTTGCCATACAACTACACCCTTTCATTTGAGAACCATCGTAAAGGCACGCCGTTAATGCGCCCACTGTTTTTCGACGAACCCGGCAATCAGGAATTGTTGAAACTAAGCACCAATTACCTTTGGGGTCGTGATTTCCTCGTTGCACCCGTGATACAGCGCAACGCGCCATCGGTAAAAGTATATTTCCCAAAAGGGAGCAACTGGATTGATCTTGACGACAGTTTCAGGACGATCGAGACACAAGGCGGCTACTTCGAAGGCGGCCAATCGATAGACATTCCCGTAACCATGGATCACATCCCGGTATTTGTGCGGGGTGGCGCATTTGTTCCGATGAGTCGGGTGGTCCAACACACCGAGGCTTATGATCAGGACAAGCTGCAACTCCATTATTTCTTTGACCCGACCGTGGCTTCGAGCGATGGATTGTTATATCTGGACGATGGGAAAACCGCGGATGCCTTTGAAAAGGGGCAGTACGAGCTTATGAAGTTCCATGCGGCGTACGACGGTAAAACAGTAACCATAACCATCACGGAAGAGTTCGGAAAAACATACAATAAAACTGCCAAGAGCTATGAGGTGTACTTCCACAACCCATCGCGCAACATCAATATGCCTGTCCAGACTTTTTCGAACGGGCAGCCCGTACCTGACAGCGGTTCAGGCAACTACCGCATCGTACCTGTCACCATCACCGCGGGACAACCCGCAATCGTAAAATTCGAAATGCCATGA
- a CDS encoding glycoside hydrolase family 13 protein produces the protein MKKLLLLLICCQALAQVQKTEPPFWYAGMKNPRLQLMFYGESIGQYVVAVSDHVPITDVTRTGNPNYLFVTIDTKNISKATTLTFSFSEKKKTVFTVKYELRAREKNAALRKGFDASDVVYLIMPDRFANGNPANDNTPATIEKADRSNPSGRHGGDIKGIIDHLDYIQSTGATTVWNTPLCEDNDPRGSYHGYAQSDVYNIDPRYGTNADYLQLSSELHKRNMKLVLDYVTNHWGSEHWMIKDLPTYDWIHQFPGYGQSNYRMTTQFDPNHSENDKKFCVDGWFVKTMPDLNQSNPLVLNYLIQNAIWWIEYANLDGFRVDTYSYCDKEGISKWTKAITDEYPYFNIVGEVWMHDQAQMAYWQKDSKIGAIQNYNSYLPSVMDFTLHDAISSVFNEDKPSWDKGIIKVYENFVNDFLYPNPNSILVFAENHDTQRISHWYPDLNKYKLAMTLIATIRGIPQLYYGSEIGMEGNKDKGDGDIRHDFPGGWTGDENNAFSATGRTETQKQYFDFTSKLFNWRKNKTVIHNGKTMQFLPEDNVYVYFRYNDAESVMVVINNSDAQKTFGTARFNEAIRNFKTGKDVLTDADFDLGQPMTVDAKTALILELK, from the coding sequence ATGAAAAAACTACTTCTCCTACTGATTTGTTGCCAGGCGTTGGCCCAGGTGCAGAAAACCGAGCCGCCATTCTGGTATGCCGGCATGAAAAACCCCAGGCTCCAGCTAATGTTCTACGGCGAAAGTATCGGACAGTACGTGGTGGCGGTTTCCGATCATGTCCCCATCACCGATGTGACGAGAACCGGCAACCCCAATTACCTTTTCGTCACGATCGACACCAAAAACATTTCAAAGGCCACCACGCTTACGTTTTCATTTTCCGAAAAGAAAAAGACCGTTTTTACAGTGAAGTATGAACTGCGTGCGCGGGAAAAAAATGCGGCTTTGCGAAAAGGTTTCGATGCCTCAGACGTGGTATACTTAATCATGCCCGATCGTTTTGCCAATGGCAATCCCGCAAACGACAATACCCCGGCCACGATCGAAAAAGCGGACCGCAGCAATCCCTCCGGGCGTCACGGCGGCGACATCAAAGGCATCATCGACCATCTCGATTACATCCAGTCGACAGGCGCCACGACGGTGTGGAATACACCGCTTTGTGAAGACAACGATCCAAGGGGATCGTATCATGGCTACGCCCAATCGGATGTGTACAACATCGATCCGCGTTACGGAACCAATGCCGATTACCTGCAGTTGTCGTCGGAACTGCACAAACGCAATATGAAACTCGTCCTGGATTATGTTACAAACCATTGGGGTTCTGAGCATTGGATGATCAAGGATTTGCCGACCTACGACTGGATCCACCAATTCCCGGGCTATGGCCAAAGCAACTACCGCATGACCACGCAATTTGACCCGAACCATTCAGAAAACGATAAGAAGTTTTGCGTTGACGGCTGGTTTGTCAAAACCATGCCCGACCTGAACCAGTCGAACCCGCTCGTGCTCAATTACCTCATCCAAAACGCCATCTGGTGGATCGAATACGCGAACCTCGACGGTTTCCGTGTCGACACGTATTCGTACTGCGATAAGGAAGGTATTTCAAAATGGACCAAGGCCATCACCGACGAATATCCCTATTTCAATATTGTCGGTGAAGTATGGATGCACGATCAGGCACAAATGGCGTATTGGCAGAAAGACAGTAAAATCGGCGCGATTCAAAACTATAATTCCTACCTGCCTTCCGTCATGGATTTCACTTTGCATGACGCCATCAGCAGTGTTTTTAATGAAGACAAACCGTCGTGGGATAAGGGGATTATTAAAGTATACGAAAATTTCGTCAACGACTTCCTCTACCCAAATCCAAATTCGATTCTTGTTTTCGCTGAAAACCACGATACCCAGCGCATCAGCCATTGGTATCCTGATTTGAATAAATACAAACTGGCAATGACATTAATTGCAACCATTCGCGGCATTCCTCAGCTCTATTATGGCTCTGAAATTGGAATGGAAGGCAACAAAGATAAAGGCGACGGCGACATCCGCCACGATTTCCCCGGGGGCTGGACCGGCGATGAAAACAATGCATTTTCCGCAACGGGCCGTACGGAAACCCAAAAACAATATTTCGATTTTACTTCAAAATTATTTAACTGGCGTAAAAATAAAACTGTGATCCACAACGGGAAAACGATGCAGTTCCTTCCCGAGGACAATGTCTACGTGTATTTCCGGTACAATGACGCCGAATCGGTGATGGTCGTGATCAACAACAGCGACGCCCAAAAAACCTTCGGCACCGCGCGGTTCAACGAGGCCATCAGGAATTTCAAAACCGGCAAAGACGTCCTGACCGATGCAGATTTTGATCTGGGTCAGCCGATGACGGTCGATGCGAAAACCGCGCTGATCCTGGAATTGAAATAA
- a CDS encoding glycoside hydrolase family 65 protein, with translation MNQDYIKPDNWSIIEEGFDAERVKSSESLFSIGNGAMGQRANFEETYTNETFQGSYIAGVYYPDKTKVGWWKNGYPEYFAKVLNAPNWIGINIEVNGENLDLNRCAKVSHFRRELNMKEGWYQRTFEATLQNGTEISVSAKRFLSLDDDQAGFIHYEITPLNRNAEIAFKPYLDAGVHNEDANWEEKFWEPLGVQAQGNEAFVTARTFKTHFTATTFMHNSILIDGNNQNLTPENTVKSDDKIEFTYTVNAARHQKAVIRKIGGYTVSTNHTDTVSAAAEVIRAVSSKGYDQMLSAQADAWAKIWEMSDITIEGDVKAQQGIRFNIFQLNQTYSGKDSRLNIGPKGFTGEKYGGSTYWDTEAYCIPFYMATKDQQVARNLLTYRYNQLDKAIENAEKLGFKNGAALYPMVTMNGEECHNEWEITFEEIHRNGAIAFAIYNYHRFTGDYSYIPEKGLEVLIAIARFWHQRATYSSHREAYVILGVTGPNEYENNVNNNWYTNYLAKWCIDYAAEQIEKTQTDYPADYSRIMSKVRLEAAEIKQWKAVSGNMYFPYSQKHSVYLQQDGFLDKELVKVSDLDKSQRPINQKWSWDRILRSPYIKQADVLQGFYFFEDDFSKAELERHFDFYEPFTVHESSLSPCVHSIQAAVLGKMDMAYTFYLRTSRLDLDDYNKEVEEGCHITSMAGTWMSIVEGFGGMRVRKDHLHFEPKIPQGWQGYSFKINFRGQVLKVSVHPNETRFSLEGGRPLHVNVNGREVLVEPNSLVTV, from the coding sequence ATGAATCAGGATTATATCAAACCGGACAATTGGTCCATCATAGAGGAAGGATTTGATGCGGAAAGGGTCAAATCATCCGAAAGCCTTTTCAGCATCGGCAACGGCGCGATGGGACAGCGTGCTAATTTTGAAGAAACTTACACCAATGAGACCTTTCAGGGCAGTTACATTGCCGGAGTGTATTACCCGGATAAAACCAAAGTCGGCTGGTGGAAAAACGGTTATCCCGAATATTTTGCCAAGGTACTTAACGCCCCGAACTGGATTGGCATCAATATCGAGGTAAACGGTGAAAACCTCGACCTGAACCGTTGTGCGAAAGTCAGCCATTTCCGCCGTGAACTCAACATGAAAGAAGGCTGGTACCAGCGCACTTTTGAAGCTACGCTGCAGAACGGCACGGAAATATCGGTCAGCGCAAAGCGTTTTCTTTCGCTCGACGACGATCAGGCGGGATTCATCCATTATGAGATCACACCGCTGAACCGCAATGCCGAAATCGCATTCAAACCGTACCTTGATGCCGGTGTGCACAACGAAGACGCAAACTGGGAAGAAAAGTTCTGGGAACCGCTCGGAGTACAGGCACAGGGTAATGAGGCTTTTGTGACCGCGCGCACCTTCAAGACGCATTTTACCGCGACGACGTTCATGCACAACAGCATTTTGATAGACGGCAATAATCAAAATCTAACACCTGAAAATACTGTTAAAAGTGACGATAAGATCGAATTTACCTACACCGTCAATGCAGCCCGGCATCAAAAAGCGGTCATACGGAAAATAGGCGGTTATACCGTTTCGACGAATCATACCGATACCGTTTCCGCTGCCGCAGAAGTGATCCGGGCGGTTTCTTCGAAAGGCTACGACCAGATGCTCAGCGCACAAGCCGATGCCTGGGCCAAGATATGGGAAATGTCTGACATTACGATTGAAGGCGACGTAAAGGCCCAGCAGGGTATCCGTTTCAATATTTTCCAATTGAATCAGACCTATTCCGGTAAGGATTCCAGGCTGAACATAGGCCCGAAAGGATTTACCGGCGAAAAATACGGCGGCTCGACCTATTGGGACACTGAAGCGTACTGCATCCCATTTTATATGGCAACCAAAGACCAGCAGGTGGCCAGAAACCTGTTGACCTACCGGTACAATCAGTTGGACAAGGCCATTGAAAATGCTGAGAAACTAGGATTTAAGAACGGTGCCGCACTGTATCCCATGGTCACGATGAACGGGGAGGAATGCCACAACGAGTGGGAAATTACCTTTGAGGAAATCCACCGCAACGGGGCGATAGCGTTCGCAATTTACAATTACCACCGTTTCACGGGCGACTACTCCTACATTCCTGAGAAAGGGCTTGAAGTGCTGATTGCCATCGCACGGTTCTGGCACCAGCGCGCTACTTACTCGAGCCACCGCGAAGCTTATGTGATTCTGGGCGTGACCGGGCCGAATGAATACGAAAACAACGTCAATAACAACTGGTACACGAATTATCTGGCCAAATGGTGTATCGACTATGCCGCGGAGCAGATTGAAAAAACACAAACGGATTATCCTGCCGATTACAGCCGCATCATGTCTAAAGTACGGCTTGAAGCCGCTGAAATCAAGCAATGGAAAGCCGTTTCCGGAAACATGTATTTCCCTTATTCACAGAAACACAGTGTCTATCTGCAGCAGGATGGCTTCCTTGACAAGGAGTTGGTGAAAGTATCGGACCTGGATAAATCGCAGCGCCCCATCAACCAGAAATGGTCCTGGGACCGCATCCTGCGCTCACCGTACATCAAGCAGGCTGATGTGCTTCAGGGATTTTATTTCTTTGAAGATGATTTTTCCAAGGCGGAACTCGAGCGCCATTTCGACTTTTACGAACCGTTTACCGTGCATGAAAGTTCCCTCTCCCCGTGTGTGCATTCCATCCAGGCCGCCGTGTTGGGAAAAATGGACATGGCCTACACATTTTACCTCAGGACGTCACGCCTTGACCTTGACGACTACAATAAGGAAGTGGAAGAAGGCTGCCACATCACGTCGATGGCAGGAACCTGGATGAGTATCGTGGAAGGTTTCGGAGGCATGCGCGTGCGCAAAGACCACTTGCATTTCGAACCTAAAATACCGCAGGGCTGGCAAGGCTACTCGTTTAAGATCAACTTCCGTGGGCAGGTTTTGAAAGTGTCTGTGCACCCGAATGAAACACGTTTCTCCCTCGAAGGAGGCCGTCCGCTTCACGTTAACGTCAACGGCAGGGAAGTGCTTGTAGAGCCAAACAGCCTGGTTACAGTATAA
- the pgmB gene encoding beta-phosphoglucomutase, with amino-acid sequence MNKKAFIFDLDGVIVDTAKYHYLAWQKIAGELGIEFTPEHNEELKGVSRVRSLDIILNLGKIDASQQDKDRWLLQKNEDYLGYLVHMDESEILPGVLPVLQYLKEQDQGIALGSASKNARPILEKVNIISYFDAIVDGNDVTLAKPDPEVFIKAASLLGIAAEKAIVFEDSVAGIQAANIAGMTSIGIGEEAILHEAQYHFPDFTPIESGFIDMLIRK; translated from the coding sequence ATGAATAAGAAAGCATTTATTTTTGACCTGGACGGCGTCATCGTCGACACGGCAAAATACCATTACCTCGCCTGGCAGAAGATTGCGGGCGAACTCGGGATTGAATTCACGCCCGAACACAATGAAGAATTAAAAGGCGTGAGCCGCGTACGCTCTTTAGACATTATTTTAAACTTAGGCAAAATCGACGCATCCCAGCAGGACAAGGACCGCTGGCTCCTGCAGAAAAATGAGGATTACCTGGGCTACCTCGTGCACATGGACGAAAGCGAAATCCTGCCCGGCGTTTTACCGGTACTGCAATATTTAAAGGAACAGGACCAAGGGATCGCTTTAGGATCTGCGAGTAAAAATGCCCGCCCTATACTCGAAAAAGTAAACATCATCTCCTACTTCGATGCAATCGTCGACGGAAACGATGTGACACTTGCCAAGCCTGACCCCGAAGTTTTCATAAAGGCAGCATCGCTGCTGGGCATTGCGGCCGAGAAAGCCATCGTGTTTGAGGACTCCGTGGCGGGGATCCAGGCTGCCAACATAGCGGGGATGACCAGCATCGGAATTGGGGAAGAAGCCATTTTACACGAAGCACAGTACCACTTTCCGGACTTCACGCCTATCGAAAGCGGTTTCATCGATATGCTCATCAGGAAATAA
- a CDS encoding MFS transporter, with protein sequence MEKRKLGFWEIWNMSFGFLGIQFGFALQNANTSRIFDTLGADVDKIGLYWLAAPLTGLIIQPIVGYFSDRTWTRLGRRRPYFLAGAILSSLALFMMPNSPTLWIAIGTLWIMDSSINISMEPFRAFVGDNLPENQRTLGFAMQSFFIGLGAVVGSALPYVFTNWIGIENTAPKGIIPPSVKWSFYVGGVTFLLAVLWTVLKSKEYSPEELEAFEESKREHATKNHHERMATQSGVTVRRQLSIGLLLLIIGAVATFYVHHINQQLNENGENNQHKELYILSIGLLVVGFLFSMVSQLRKRDVRNGFTIIVTDLLNMPKTMKQLAWVQFFSWFALFAMWIYTTKAVTGHVFGTSDSTSKVYNDAADWVSVMFTVYNGVAAAVAFLLPVLARRTSNKFTHMLALIAGGLGLISVYFLSDKVGLLLAMVGVGIAWASILSIPYAMLSGALPSAKMGYYMGVFNFFVVIPQIVAGTILGFLLKEFFNSEPVYALIIGGCSMILAGLLTLAVSTNKKIDINE encoded by the coding sequence ATGGAAAAGCGTAAATTAGGTTTCTGGGAAATCTGGAACATGAGTTTCGGGTTCCTTGGGATACAATTTGGTTTTGCACTGCAGAACGCAAATACTTCAAGGATTTTTGATACTCTGGGCGCCGATGTCGATAAAATCGGCCTTTACTGGCTCGCGGCACCACTCACCGGATTGATTATCCAGCCCATCGTAGGCTATTTCTCAGACAGGACCTGGACACGACTGGGCAGACGGCGGCCTTATTTCCTCGCAGGCGCCATCTTATCTTCACTGGCGTTGTTCATGATGCCCAACTCCCCTACTTTATGGATTGCCATCGGCACCCTTTGGATTATGGACTCTTCGATAAACATTTCCATGGAACCTTTCCGTGCGTTTGTAGGCGACAACCTTCCTGAAAACCAAAGGACGCTCGGTTTTGCAATGCAGAGCTTTTTTATCGGATTAGGTGCTGTGGTCGGATCGGCGCTGCCCTACGTTTTTACCAATTGGATCGGCATTGAAAACACAGCCCCTAAAGGCATTATCCCGCCTTCGGTAAAATGGTCATTTTATGTCGGCGGCGTAACGTTCCTGCTCGCCGTGCTCTGGACAGTTCTCAAATCTAAAGAATATTCGCCTGAAGAACTCGAAGCTTTTGAAGAGAGCAAACGGGAACATGCAACGAAGAACCACCATGAACGGATGGCTACACAAAGCGGTGTAACGGTCAGGCGACAGCTGTCTATCGGTTTGTTACTCCTGATTATTGGTGCGGTAGCTACTTTTTATGTCCACCACATCAACCAACAATTAAATGAAAATGGCGAGAACAACCAGCATAAGGAACTGTACATCCTGTCTATCGGGCTTTTGGTGGTCGGTTTCCTGTTTTCTATGGTTTCGCAACTTCGGAAACGAGACGTACGCAATGGTTTCACCATCATTGTAACCGATTTACTGAACATGCCCAAAACCATGAAACAACTGGCGTGGGTGCAGTTTTTCTCGTGGTTTGCCCTTTTTGCGATGTGGATATACACTACCAAAGCGGTGACCGGGCATGTATTTGGCACGAGTGATTCGACGTCAAAAGTGTACAACGACGCTGCCGACTGGGTATCCGTCATGTTTACCGTTTACAATGGTGTAGCGGCTGCAGTAGCATTCCTGCTGCCGGTGCTGGCCCGCCGCACGAGCAACAAGTTCACCCATATGCTCGCGCTGATCGCCGGAGGGTTGGGACTGATTTCCGTTTACTTCCTTTCTGACAAAGTTGGGCTCTTGCTGGCGATGGTTGGCGTGGGAATCGCCTGGGCGAGTATTCTCTCCATTCCGTACGCCATGCTATCGGGCGCGCTGCCATCAGCAAAAATGGGATACTATATGGGCGTCTTTAACTTCTTTGTCGTAATCCCACAGATTGTTGCGGGCACCATCTTAGGCTTCCTGCTTAAAGAATTTTTCAACAGCGAGCCGGTGTACGCGCTGATTATCGGCGGCTGTTCAATGATCCTCGCTGGCTTGCTGACGCTGGCCGTTTCCACAAATAAAAAGATTGATATTAATGAATAA